Within Enterobacter sp. RHBSTW-00175, the genomic segment TAATCACCGCTTCGACACTGGAGGTATTGAAGTAGTTGGTTTTCGGATCGTAATCGGTTGGCGTAGCGATGATGACGTAGTCCGCGTTGCGGTATGCGTCTTCTTTATCCGTCGTTGCGCGGAAATTCAGAGGTTTATTGGAAAGATAATCCTGGATCTCCTTATCAACAATCGGGGAGACTTTCTGATTAAGCATATCCACTTTGGCCTGCACGATATCCAGCGCGACCACTTCGTGATTCTGCGCAATCAGAATACCGTTTGAAAGACCAACATAGCCTGTTCCGGAGATTGTTATTTTCATCGTTCAACTTCTTCAAGTATGAGTGTCAGGAAGCGCGTTCGCACCACCGCAATAAACAACTGTTGAGGTTTTTACCTCTTATGTTTATCAGCTGTCAAGGCGAATGCCTTGCTACAGGAGTGAGATAACACAGAGGTTTATTCTGCGTTGAGAGAGCCTTGTTGCACGAAGCAAGTCAACAAGGGGGCGGAGCGATAAAAAAAGCCCGGTGGATTTCACCGGGCCTGGCTATCAGACTGGTTTAAATCAGATTAATCCAGCCATTCGGTGTGGAACACACCTTCTTTATCAGTACGTTTGTAAGTATGCGCACCGAAGTAGTCACGCTGTGCCTGAATCAGGTTGGCAGGCAGAACGGCAGCACGGTAGCTGTCGTAGTACGCCACAGCGGCAGAGAAGGTTGGAACCGGGATACCGTTTTGAACTGCATAAGCGACTACGTCACGCAGTGCCTGCTGGTATTCGTCAGCAATTTTCTTGAAGTACGGTGCCAGCAGCAGGTTTGCGATACCGGCATTTTCAGCGTAGGCATCGGTGATTTTTTGCAGGAATTGCGCACGAATGATGCAACCAGCACGGAAGATCTTCGCAATTTCGCCGTAGTTCAGATCCCAGTTGTTCTCGTCAGAAGCTGCGCGCAGCTGAGAGAAACCTTGCGCATAGGAGACGATTTTACCCAGGTACAGTGCACGACGAACTTTCTCGACGAACTCCGCTTTCTCGCCTGCTGGTTTAGCCTGCGGGCCAGACAGTACTTTAGAAGCCGCGACGCGCTGCTCTTTCAGAGAAGAGATGTAGCGTGCAAATACAGATTCGGTGATCAAAGACAGTGGTTCGCCCAGATCCAGAGAGCTCTGGCTGGTCCATTTACCGGTGCCTTTGTTCGCTGCTTCATCCAGAATCACATCAACCAGGTATTTACCTTCTTCATCTTTCTTGGTGAAGATATCTTTGGTGATGTCGATCAGGTAGCTGTTAAGCTCACCTTTGTTCCAGTCAGTGAAGGTCTGAGCAAGTTCTTCGTTAGACAGGTTCAGGCCGCCTTTCAGCAGGGAATATGCTTCTGCAATCAGCTGCATATCGCCGTATTCGATACCGTTGTGCACCATCTTTACATAGTGACCCGCACCGTCCGGACCGATATAGGTCACGCATGGCTCACCATCTTCAGCGATAGCTGCGATTTTGGTCAGGATTGGGGCAACCAGTTCGTAAGCTTCTTTCTGACCGCCAGGCATGATAGAT encodes:
- the gndA gene encoding NADP-dependent phosphogluconate dehydrogenase, with product MSKQQIGVVGMAVMGRNLALNIESRGYTVSVFNRSREKTEEVIAENPGKKLVPFYTVQEFVESLETPRRILLMVKAGAGTDAAIDSLKPYLEKGDIIIDGGNTFFQDTIRRNRELSAEGFNFIGTGVSGGEEGALKGPSIMPGGQKEAYELVAPILTKIAAIAEDGEPCVTYIGPDGAGHYVKMVHNGIEYGDMQLIAEAYSLLKGGLNLSNEELAQTFTDWNKGELNSYLIDITKDIFTKKDEEGKYLVDVILDEAANKGTGKWTSQSSLDLGEPLSLITESVFARYISSLKEQRVAASKVLSGPQAKPAGEKAEFVEKVRRALYLGKIVSYAQGFSQLRAASDENNWDLNYGEIAKIFRAGCIIRAQFLQKITDAYAENAGIANLLLAPYFKKIADEYQQALRDVVAYAVQNGIPVPTFSAAVAYYDSYRAAVLPANLIQAQRDYFGAHTYKRTDKEGVFHTEWLD